A genomic segment from Malus domestica chromosome 05, GDT2T_hap1 encodes:
- the LOC103426881 gene encoding SEC14 cytosolic factor-like isoform X1 encodes MGIVSQEAIKQFQALMDRVDEPLKRSFQNVHQGYLVETFGRFLKARDSNVAKAHKMLVDCLNWRVQNDIDNILAKPIVPTELYRGVRDSQLIGLSGYSREGLPVFAIGVGLSTFDKASFHYYVQSHIQINEYRDHVILPSASKKYGKPITTCIKVLDMTGLKLSALSQIKLLTTISTIDDLNYPEKTNTYYIVNAPYIFSTCWKVVKPLLQERTRKKVQVLSGCGRDELLEIMDYASLPHFCEREGSGSSQNSQNEADNCFSLDHHFHQQLYTHIRQQSLMKESVQPIRHGSFHVDVPEAAAERTHIAKTIESEFNKFGNRNGLSESLDGLKINGD; translated from the exons ATGGGGATCGTTTCTCAGGAAGCGATCAAGCAGTTCCAAGCTCTGATGGACCGAG TTGATGAGCCTCTCAAGAGATCGTTTCAG AATGTTCATCAAGGCTATCTAGTTGAGACTTTCGGCCGCTTTCTCAAAGCAAGGGATTCCAATGTTGCCAAAGCCCATAAAATG TTGGTCGATTGTTTAAACTGGAGGGTACAAAATGATATTGACAATATATTAGCC AAGCCCATAGTTCCAACTGAACTATACAGAGGAGTGCGAGATTCACAGCTCATAGGTCTTTCGGGTTACTCAAGAGAG GGCTTGCCCGTCTTTGCCATTGGTGTTGGGCTAAGTACATTTGACAAAGCATCG TTTCACTACTATGTGCAGTCACACATTCAAATTAATGAATATCGAGATCATGTAATTTTG CCTTCTGCATCGAAGAAGTATGGTAAGCCTATTACCACCTGCATCAAGGTTTTAGATATGACTGGTTTGAAGCTCTCGGCACTAAGCCAAATAAAG TTACTGACAACTATATCAACCATTGATGATTTGAACTACCCGGAGAAGACAAATACATACTACATTGTAAATGCCCCTTATATATTCTCAACTTGTTGGAAG GTTGTCAAGCCACTTTTGCAGGAGAGGACAAGGAAAAAAGTGCAAGTGTTGTCTGGTTGTGGTAGGGATGAACTGTTGGAG ATAATGGATTATGCATCCCTTCCACATTTCTGTGAAAGAGAAGGTTCAGGATCATCTCAAAATTCACAGAATGAAGCTGACAATTGCTTCTCCTTGGACCACCACTTTCATCAACAGCTCTACACCCACATCAGGCAGCAGTCTCTGATGAAGGAATCCGTTCAACCAATCAGACACGGTTCTTTTCATGTGGATGTACCTGAGGCTGCTGCAGAAAGAACTCATATTGCTAAAACGATAGAATCTGAGTTTAACAAGTTTGGTAATCGGAATGGGCTATCTGAGTCTTTAGATGGCCTAAAAATCAATGGCGACTGA
- the LOC103408739 gene encoding U-box domain-containing protein 35 translates to MSLKSKADREWGSTSTSGAGSTSTGYRDDPQPQHDEDDDDEYRNYYMKYNISSSSISEIEEEEGDDIDDEKKGKIKIPSEIKELFGFKGYPRPMPSIKEDIDDHSSHDESVYVGVGKGESSMDALTWSLKHAVDPSSSTTVYLIHVFPEVTYIPSPLGKLPKNQVTSQQVETYMAEERGKRRVLLHKFIDKCSAAKVKVDTILIESDMIGRAILDLIPILNITKLVIGTNRSNLRKVMSKKGSGIGAQILQSAPEGCEVNIICQGNPVTKTMMDQPQPPTESSFSPPPKDGTTTIISTTNRTTNSMQLQGDQHQRTEKPASSFFCFKPKS, encoded by the exons ATGTCGTTGAAGTCCAAAGCAGATCGGGAATGGGGTAGTACCAGTACTAGTGGCGCCGGAAGTACTAGTACCGGGTACCGCGATGATCCGCAGCCGCAGCATGATGAAGATGACGACGACGAGTACAGAAATTACTACATGAAGTACAACATATCAAGCAGTAGCATATCCGAgattgaggaagaggaaggTGATGACATCGATGATGAGAAGAAGGGTAAGATTAAAATACCAAGCGAGATCAAAGAGCTTTTCGGATTCAAAGGGTACCCGCGGCCGATGCCCTCCATCAAAGAAGATATCGATGATCATAGCAGCCACGATGAGAGCGTTTATGTGGGAGTAGGGAAGGGCGAGTCCAGCATGGACGCGCTGACGTGGTCATTAAAGCACGCGGTGGATCCGTCATCGTCAACCACCGTCTATCTCATACATGTTTTTCCGGAGGTCACCTACATTCCCAGTCCAT TGGGAAAGCTTCCAAAAAACCAAGTGACCTCACAACAGGTAGAAACTTACATGGCCGAGGAAAGAGGCAAGAGGAGAGTGCTCCTTCACAAGTTCATTGATAAATGCTCAGCTGCAAAG GTTAAGGTGGATACAATACTGATTGAAAGTGATATGATCGGAAGGGCTATTTTGGACCTCATCCCTATTCTCAACATAACAAAGCTTGTCATTGGAACTAACAGATCTAATCTAAG GAAAGTTATGTCTAAGAAAGGCAGCGGGATTGGTGCTCAAATACTTCAAAGTGCACCCGAAGGCTGTGAGGTAAACATCATATGCCAAGGAAACCCAGTGACAAAGACGATGATGGATCAGCCTCAGCCACCGACTGAGTCGTCGTTCTCCCCACCTCCCAAGGACGGTACAACGACGATTATTAGTACTACTAATAGAACTACCAACTCTATGCAATTGCAAGGAGACCAACATCAGAGGACTGAAAAGCCGGCCTCTTCATTCTTCTGTTTTAAACCCAAGTCTTAA
- the LOC103426881 gene encoding phosphatidylinositol/phosphatidylcholine transfer protein SFH9-like isoform X2, whose amino-acid sequence MGIVSQEAIKQFQALMDRVDEPLKRSFQNVHQGYLVETFGRFLKARDSNVAKAHKMLVDCLNWRVQNDIDNILAKPIVPTELYRGVRDSQLIGLSGYSREGLPVFAIGVGLSTFDKASSHIQINEYRDHVILPSASKKYGKPITTCIKVLDMTGLKLSALSQIKLLTTISTIDDLNYPEKTNTYYIVNAPYIFSTCWKVVKPLLQERTRKKVQVLSGCGRDELLEIMDYASLPHFCEREGSGSSQNSQNEADNCFSLDHHFHQQLYTHIRQQSLMKESVQPIRHGSFHVDVPEAAAERTHIAKTIESEFNKFGNRNGLSESLDGLKINGD is encoded by the exons ATGGGGATCGTTTCTCAGGAAGCGATCAAGCAGTTCCAAGCTCTGATGGACCGAG TTGATGAGCCTCTCAAGAGATCGTTTCAG AATGTTCATCAAGGCTATCTAGTTGAGACTTTCGGCCGCTTTCTCAAAGCAAGGGATTCCAATGTTGCCAAAGCCCATAAAATG TTGGTCGATTGTTTAAACTGGAGGGTACAAAATGATATTGACAATATATTAGCC AAGCCCATAGTTCCAACTGAACTATACAGAGGAGTGCGAGATTCACAGCTCATAGGTCTTTCGGGTTACTCAAGAGAG GGCTTGCCCGTCTTTGCCATTGGTGTTGGGCTAAGTACATTTGACAAAGCATCG TCACACATTCAAATTAATGAATATCGAGATCATGTAATTTTG CCTTCTGCATCGAAGAAGTATGGTAAGCCTATTACCACCTGCATCAAGGTTTTAGATATGACTGGTTTGAAGCTCTCGGCACTAAGCCAAATAAAG TTACTGACAACTATATCAACCATTGATGATTTGAACTACCCGGAGAAGACAAATACATACTACATTGTAAATGCCCCTTATATATTCTCAACTTGTTGGAAG GTTGTCAAGCCACTTTTGCAGGAGAGGACAAGGAAAAAAGTGCAAGTGTTGTCTGGTTGTGGTAGGGATGAACTGTTGGAG ATAATGGATTATGCATCCCTTCCACATTTCTGTGAAAGAGAAGGTTCAGGATCATCTCAAAATTCACAGAATGAAGCTGACAATTGCTTCTCCTTGGACCACCACTTTCATCAACAGCTCTACACCCACATCAGGCAGCAGTCTCTGATGAAGGAATCCGTTCAACCAATCAGACACGGTTCTTTTCATGTGGATGTACCTGAGGCTGCTGCAGAAAGAACTCATATTGCTAAAACGATAGAATCTGAGTTTAACAAGTTTGGTAATCGGAATGGGCTATCTGAGTCTTTAGATGGCCTAAAAATCAATGGCGACTGA
- the LOC103426882 gene encoding WEB family protein At1g12150-like: MANVRIKDQQKAPGSPRAEVGEVDTRAPFQSVKAAVSLFGQVVSRGGKSSNANANSDSNSSASPKANANANAVKKKLSPETNALDKETQLLLAQKELNKIKQQLGSAETTKARALSELDKAKRTLQDLNTKLKTVTDSKRSAIKDAEDVKNRAKKLEEVKSRETIEGSAWKRELDHERNEYTATVTELDAAKQELTKIRQDFDAAFEAKLAAFQQAAEAQRSANVNSDRVNELSKEVSAMQGSIEQLKLAALQAQQEQANAVCEKEAHLRSYRSAKQEAEDKLLSLKNEVDPELAKELEAKLEETTSEIEIIQEEMKKAHACEMDSVRVVTMELNEATKMLQEVADEESSLRSFVSSLRLELEDVKREQAELKDKEMEMEALATKLTDQIQKTKEEAEAHRNAPPSPHEYDAHHSPTAEKLSSETESTRLEAEKMKENANQHKREAEDSRVAAEEAEMKLKIALEEAKDAREAEKRVLGELKFLSGGTQEEGSSSNSETGAAKIRLSEEEFESLRRKVEECEKLAEMKEAESMNQVEALNVRKTEVDKKLEANLKAIEEIKTATDMALNKAEMAESAKSAVEGELRKRHQEEQMVVGESSVSFPVQF, from the exons ATGGCGAATGTCCGTATAAAGGATCAGCAGAAGGCTCCCGGTTCCCCGAGGGCGGAGGTGGGAGAGGTTGACACCCGAGCACCCTTCCAATCTGTCAAAGCTGCTGTTAGTTTGTTTGGCCAAGTCGTTTCTAGAGGAGGAAAATCTTCCAATGCCAATGCCAATTCCGATTCCAATTCCAGTGCCAGCCCCAAAGCCAATGCCAATGCCAATGCCGTCAAGAAAAAGCTTTCGCCGGAG ACTAATGCACTGGACAAGGAGACGCAACTTCTGTTGGCACAGAAAGAACTAAACAAGATTAAGCAACAATTAGGGAGTGCGGAAACTACCAAAGCTAGAGCACTCTCTGAGCTTGATAAGGCCAAGAGAACACTGCAGGATCTGAACACCAAGCTCAAAACTGTAACAGACTCCAAGCGATCAGCAATTAAAGACGCCGAAGATGTGAAGAATCGGGCTAAGAAACTAGAAGAGGTCAAATCCAGAGAAACCATTGAAGGTAGTGCttggaaacgggaattggacCACGAAAGAAATGAGTACACAGCCACTGTGACCGAACTCGATGCAGCAAAGCAAGAGCTTACCAAAATCCGACAGGACTTTGATGCCGCCTTTGAAGCAAAACTGGCTGCATTCCAACAGGCAGCAGAAGCTCAGCGGTCAGCAAACGTTAACTCAGACAGGGTTAACGAGCTGTCAAAGGAGGTTTCAGCCATGCAGGGATCCATTGAACAGCTCAAACTTGCCGCCCTGCAAGCCCAACAGGAGCAGGCAAACGCCGTGTGTGAAAAAGAGGCCCACCTTCGATCCTACCGAAGTGCGAAGCAAGAAGCAGAAGACAAATTGCTATCTTTGAAGAATGAGGTTGATCCTGAACTGGCCAAAGAACTAGAGGCAAAGCTTGAAGAAACAACATCGGAGATTGAAATTATACAAGAAGAGATGAAGAAAGCACACGCGTGCGAAATGGACTCCGTGAGAGTGGTGACTATGGAGCTCAATGAAGCCACAAAGATGCTGCAGGAAGTGGCGGACGAAGAGAGCTCTCTCCGAAGCTTTGTGAGTTCCCTCAGGCTGGAATTGGAAGATGTGAAGAGGGAACAGGCTGAATTGAAGGACAAAGAAATGGAAATGGAAGCTCTCGCTACTAAACTAACTGATCAAATACAGAAAACCAAAGAAGAGGCAGAGGCACATCGTAATGCACCTCCTAGTCCTCATGAATACGATGCACATCACAGCCCAACTGCTGAGAAGCTGTCATCTGAAACTGAAAGCACAAGGCTGGAAGcagaaaagatgaaggaaaatgcTAATCAACATAAACGAGAAGCTGAAGATAGCAGAGTTGCAGCAGAGGAAGCAGAGATGAAACTGAAGATTGCCCTCGAAGAAGCTAAAGATGCACGAGAAGCAGAAAAAAGAGTCCTTGGGGAGCTGAAGTTCTTATCTGGGGGAACACAGGAAGAAGGTTCGTCTTCAAACTCAGAGACCGGTGCTGCCAAGATCAGACTATCGGAGGAGGAGTTTGAATCTTTGAGAAGGAAAGTCGAGGAATGTGAAAAATTGGCTGAGATGAAAGAGGCAGAAAGCATGAACCAAGTGGAAGCACTCAACGTAAGAAAAACTGAAGTAGATAAAAAGCTGGAGGCCAATTTAAAAGCCATAGAGGAAATCAAGACTGCAACAGACATGGCATTGAACAAAGCAGAGATGGCAGAGTCGGCAAAATCAGCAGTTGAGGGAGAACTTCGCAAGCGGCATCAAGAAGAACAAATGGTGGTGGGCGAGTCATCAGTATCATTCCCCGTTCAGTTCTAG